In Rhineura floridana isolate rRhiFlo1 chromosome 6, rRhiFlo1.hap2, whole genome shotgun sequence, one genomic interval encodes:
- the PDRG1 gene encoding p53 and DNA damage-regulated protein 1 — MGERDPAFVLGDLAEVEALAEEVMAGRQQIVDLDQKRNQNREALRALSNEIDSSDKVMVCFGNMFVQFPKTKTKDMLQRDQELLDEEIAKLRKELKVKVNHLLEAQGKPELKGYNLKPLSSEEMWFMRKVVDA; from the exons ATGGGCGAGCGGGACCCGGCCTTTGTGCTCGGTGATTTGGCCGAGGTGGAGGCGCTGGCCGAGGAGGTGATGGCTGGGAGGCAGCAG ATTGTGGATCTGGATCAGAAACGAAATCAGAACCGGGAGGCACTGAGGGCTCTGAGCAATGAGATAGACTCTTCAG ATAAAGTCATGGTTTGCTTTGGGAACATGTTTGTGCAGTTTCCAAAAACAAAGACCAAGGACATGCTGCAGAGAG ATCAAGAACTCCTAGATGAAGAAATAGCCAAGTTGCGGAAAGAGCTAAAAGTGAAGGTCAACCATCTTTTGGAAGCTCAAG GTAAGCCGGAGCTGAAAGGCTACAACCTGAAACCCTTGAGCTCTGAAGAAATGTGGTTCATGAGAAAGGTGGTGGATGCGTAA